A segment of the Streptomyces pactum genome:
GTGAGCGCGCCGACCTGCTGGAGATGCTGGCCAACCAACGGCACTTCCTGCGCTTCACCACCCGTGACCTCACCGACGAGCAGGCCGGACTCCGGACCACCGCGAGCGAGCTCTGCCTGGGCGGCTTGATCAAGCACGTGTCCTCGGTCGAGCGGAGCTGGGCGAACTTCATCGTGAACGGCCCGTCGGCGATGGGAGACTTCACGGCCATGACCGAGGCCGACTGGGCCCAGCGGGCCGACGAGTTCCGGATGCTGCCCGGTGAGACGCTGGCCGGTGTCCTGGCCGACTACGCCGAGGCGGCTCGCCGGACCGACGGCCTGGTCGCCACGCTGCCCGACCTGGGGGTCACGCAGCCGTTGCCGAAGGCCCCGTGGTTCGAGGCCGACAGGCAGTGGTCGGCCCGCCGGGTGCTGATGCACATCGTCGCCGAGACCGCTCAGCACGCCGGCCATGCCGACATCATCCGCGAGTCCCTGGACGGTGCCAAAAGCATGGGCTGACCTGCGGCGTCCGGTCCTACGGCGTCTGGAAGACGCCCGGCCGATCCAGCCGGGTCACTTCGGAAAGCGGTACTTCAGGTGGGTGGCCAGGGGCGTGCCGACGACCCTGACCGGTTCGAGGTCGCGTCGGACGGCGCCGGGTCCCTCGAAGAGCCGCAGCCCGTCCCCGAGGAGCACCGGCACCACGTGGAGCTGGAGTTCGTCGATGAGCCCCGCGCCGAGGTACTGCCGCACCGTGCTCGCGCCGCCCGCGATGTCGACGTTCCTGTCCCCGGCGGCGGCCTTGGCCCGGTCGAGGGCGTTGTGGATGCCGTCGGTGACGAAGGTGAAGGTGGTGCCGCCCTCCTTCACCAGGGTCGGCCGGGGGCGGTTGGTGAGGACGAAGACCGGGGTGCGGAACGGCGGGTTGTCGCCCCAGAACTCCTCGCCCGTGTCGTACATCATCCGGCCCATGACCACCGCTCCGGTGGCGTCGAACCACTCGCGGATCAGCTCGGAGTCGCGGTTGTCCGCCCCGCCGGTCATGCCCTGGCGCTCCCGCCAGCTCGCCAGGGTGTGGATCCAGTCGAAGATCGGCTCGGCGCCGTCGCCTCCCGGGTTGTCGACGGTGACGTTCGGGCCGGCGATGTAGCCGTCGAGGGTGATGGCCATGTCCGCGGTCACGGTCATGATGGGGGCTCCTGAGGTCGCGGGTGATCGGGTGCGCGGGCGGTGCCCGGTACGGGTGTACCGCGCACCGCCTTCACTTCCGCGTCGATCGGGAGCCCGCGTTTTCGACACCGGCCCCGGAACGTGACTCAGGGCGCCGTATCGCCCCGCACCAGCGGATGGCACACCGGCTGGACGCCCTCGGGCAACTCGTCCGGGCGGCACCAGCGGGCCTCGAGGATCTCGAACGGGTCGATGCGCAGCTCGCCGCCCAGCAGGCGGGCCTCGTAGGCCACCTCCAGGCGGGTGCGGAGGCCGCTGTTCAGCATGACCAGGCGGCCCACCTCCACGTCGAGGTTCGTCTCCTCCCTGACCTCGCGCACCACGGTCTCCCGGAAGTCCTCGCCCTTGTGCGCGAAGCCGCTCGGCAACCCCCACTGGCGGCCCGGCGGCCACATCCGGTGCCGGAGCAGCAGGACCCGTCCCTCGTCGTCGCGCACGACGCCGGTCACTCCGACCACGAACTTGGCGTTCAGGAACCACATGACGCGGCTCTGGAAGGGGCGCAGGAGCCGCCAGAGGCGGGTGAGGAGTCGTCGCACGGGACCTCGGGAGATGTTGGGAGATGTGGGAGAGGCGGGGATGTGGGAGATGTGGGAGACGCGGTGGAGGGGCGGCGGCGTACAGGATTCGCCATGGGGACGGTACCCGCCGCGCCGACCCGGCCGACCGGCCGCCACCCGCCCCTGCCGACCGGCCGTCGGTGGTGGTCGGTCCGCATGCCGGACGGAGTTGACCAAGGCGGGGCGCCGGACTCATCGTCAGGTGTGTAAACGTTGCACGGTCCTGTACGGAGGTCATTACTCTGGACCGGTCGGCGCAGTGCGATACGCGATGCCCGACGCCCGACGCGCGATGTCCGACAGGGGCTCCGTCCCCGCGCCAAGACCGAGGAAGGCCCCGTGACCACCCCCAGCGCCGCCACCCCGTCCACCTCCGCCGCCGCGTCCGCGGCGGACCCGGGGCCCGCGTCCGGCCAGGCGGGCAACCCGCGCGGGCGGGGCTCCCTGGGGCCGGTCGGCCTGGTCCTCGCCGGCGGCTTCTCCGTGCAGTTCGGCGCCGCGCTGGCGGTGAGTCTCATGCCCCGGGCCGGCGCGCTCGGCGTGGTGACCCTGCGGCTGGTCGTGGCCGCCGTCGTACTGCTCCTCATCTGCCGGCCCCGGCTGCGCGGCCACTCCCGGGCCGACTGGGGCACGGTCGTCGCCTTCGGCATCGCCATGGCCGGCATGAACGGCCTCTTCTACCAGGCCGTCGACCGCATCCCGCTCGGCCCCGCCGTCACCCTGGAGGTGCTCGGCCCGCTCGCCCTGTCCGTCGTCGCCTCCCGGCGCGCCGTCAACCTGGTCTGGGCCGCGCTCGCCCTGGCCGGCGTCTTCCTCCTCGGGGGCGGCGGCTTCGACAGCCTCGACCCGGCCGGTGCCGCCTTCGCGCTGGGGGCGGGCGCGATGTGGGCGGCGTACATCGTCTTCAGCTCACGCACCGGGCGCCGCTTCCCACAGGCCGACGGGCTGGCCCTCGCCATGGCGGTCGGGGCCGTGCTGTTCCTGCCGCTGGGCATCGCCGAGTCGGGCGGCAAGCTCCTCGACCCGGTGACACTGGCGCTGGGCGCCGGGGTGGCCCTGCTCTCCTCCGTCCTGCCCTACACCCTCGAACTCCTCGCCCTGCGCCGGCTGCCCGCGCCCACCTTCGCCATCCTCATGAGCCTGGAACCCGCCATCGCCGCGGCGGCCGGTTTCCTCATCCTCGACCAGGCCCTGTCCGCCACCCAGGCCGCCGCCATCGCCCTGGTCATCGCGGCCAGCATGGGGGCGGTGCGTACGCAGATGGGGCGGCGCCGGGCCAAGGCGCTCCCGGACGTGCCCTGAAGGGCTCCCGCGACGCCCGGGCCGCCAGGGACCCGGCCGGGCAGGCGGTCACCCGCAACGCATAGGCTGCGGACCTGGTCATCTCATCGGGATCACGGGGAGGGAACCGATGAACCACACGGCCGAGGTCTTCCAGCCTTTGCAGGACGACGATCCACGCACAGTGGCCGGTTACCGCCTCGCGGCGCGGCTCGGCGCGGGCGGCATGGGGCGGGTCTACCTGTCCCACACCCAGGGGGGCCGGCCGGTGGCCATCAAGGTCGTACGGTCGGAACTGGCCGACGATCCGGTCTTCCGGCGGCGCTTCAGCCGGGAGATCAAGGCGGCCCGGGAGGTGAAGGGCGCCTACACCGCCGAACTGATCGACGCCGACCCGTCGGGCGTACCGCCCTGGCTGGCCACGCTGTACGTGCCGGGCCCCTCCCTGTCGGACGCCGTCGCCCGGAGCGGACCGCTGCCGGTGCCGGCGGTCCTGTGGCTGATGGCGGGGGTCGCCGAGGCGCTGCAGGCCATCCACGGTGCGGGGATCGTGCACCGGGACCTGAAGCCGTCGAACGTGCTGCTCGCCGCGGACGGACCGCGGGTGATCGACTTCGGGATCTCGATCGCCGCCGACAGCACCGCGCACACCGCCACGGGCACCGCCATCGGCACGCCCCAGTACATGGCTCCCGAGCAGGCGTCCGCGGGTGACGTCACGGCGGCGACCGACGTCTTCGCGCTCGGCCAGACGGCGGCGTTCGCGGCGCTGGGCAGGCCGCTCTACGGGGACGGGCCCGCGGTCAGCGTGCTGTACCGGATCGTGCACTCCGAACCCGACCTGTCCGGGCTGCCCGAGCAACTGCGCGGGCTGCTCACCCGGTGCCTGGCCGCGGAACCGGGGGAGCGGGTCACCCCGGCGGAGGTCGTCGAGTGGTGCCGGCGGGAACTGGGGCGGGACGCCGAGACGGGGGCGGGGCCGGACGTCTGGCGGGAGTTCGCGGGGTCGGAGGCGACGGTTCCGCCGCCTGCCCCACCGGCTCCGGAGTCGTCGCCGGCTTCCACCGCGGTACACACGCGGCCGTGGACCGCCCCGCAGTCGGCAGCCGCCCCGCAATCGGCAGCCGCCCCGCAGTGGCCCGCCACCGGTCAGGAGCCGGGCACCGGGCAGTGGTCCGCCACCGCTCAGGGTCCGGGCGCCCCGTACGGTCCGGGCGCCACCCCGTACGGTCCGGGCGCCGCGCCCTGGCCCGCCGCTCCGTACGGCACGACCGCGCCGCAGCGGCCGGCCGGGCCGGACGAGCGGAAGCGCCGCAGGAGACGCGCCGCCCTGCTCGCGGCCGCCGCCCTGGCCGCGGGCGGGCTGGTACTCACGGCGGCGTGGACGCTGCGGGACGCGATGGACCGAGACCGCGACCGGGACACGGCCGCGTCCGCGTCCGAGTCCGGGAGCCCCGGCCCGACGGCACGCTCGTCGGCATCCGGCGATGCGGCGTCCGGAGGCCCGGCGCCCGGAACGGTGGCCACGGAGGGGGCTGCGTCGGGGGCCGGCGGGCCGGCCGCGCCGGATGCGGCGGCCGACGGTGCCGCCGCCGGTTCCACCACTCCGGTGGCCCACGCCTACGGCCCCCAGTATCTGAACGCCGAGAACTCACTCAGCGTCAGTGACGGGAGGACCCGCGACGACCGCAAGGGAGACATCCGCTTCACCTGCGCGCAGACCTGCGCACTGGAGAGCGACACCAGCGTCTTCTCCATGATGTTCGGCGAGCCGGGCGCCACGTACGAGGACTGCCGTCAGAGGATGGCCGACGTCGAGGCCGATGCCGACATCGACGGCCACCGCCTCCCGCTGGCCGCCGCCTCGGCAGGGACCGAGATCTGCGCCAAGCACCGCAACGGCGACATCATGCTGCTGGTCGTCCAGGTGAAGTCGACCGCCGTGCCGGAGGTCGGCTTCGTCACCGCGGACATGACGGCCTGGCGCGCGGACTGAGGTCCGAGCCCGGCCAGGAGACCCGACGTCCCCCGCCGTCCGGGCGCCCTCCGTCCTCCGAGAGCCCCCGCAGGCGTCCACGGAGGACGCGGTCGTCCGCGGTCGTCCTCGGGCAAAAATCATGCAAGCGTGCTTGATTGTTACCGGTGCCCCTGCCATGCTCCACCCCACACCGCGCCGCACACCGCCGTGCCCGAGGGGAGCGCCCGTGTCCGACCCGACGCCCGTGATCGACGACCTGCGCGAGGAGAGCGAGGAACTCGACGCGCTGGTCGCCCGGCTGAGCCCCGGACAGTGGCGCCTCGCCACTCCGGCGCCCGGCTGGACGATCGCCCACCAGATCGCGCACCTGGCCTGGACCGACCGGTCCGCCCTGCTCGCCGTCACCGACGAGGACGGCTTCCGCGCCCTGGTGGAACAGGCCCTCGCCGCGCCCGACCGCTACGTCGACGACGGCGCCGAGGAAGGCGCCCGGCAGGCCCCCGCCGAGCTCCTGGCCGCCTGGCGGGAGG
Coding sequences within it:
- a CDS encoding DinB family protein, with the translated sequence MTTLDESTTRDLTTGDQTEAPAVTGERADLLEMLANQRHFLRFTTRDLTDEQAGLRTTASELCLGGLIKHVSSVERSWANFIVNGPSAMGDFTAMTEADWAQRADEFRMLPGETLAGVLADYAEAARRTDGLVATLPDLGVTQPLPKAPWFEADRQWSARRVLMHIVAETAQHAGHADIIRESLDGAKSMG
- a CDS encoding NUDIX hydrolase, which produces MRRLLTRLWRLLRPFQSRVMWFLNAKFVVGVTGVVRDDEGRVLLLRHRMWPPGRQWGLPSGFAHKGEDFRETVVREVREETNLDVEVGRLVMLNSGLRTRLEVAYEARLLGGELRIDPFEILEARWCRPDELPEGVQPVCHPLVRGDTAP
- a CDS encoding EamA family transporter: MTTPSAATPSTSAAASAADPGPASGQAGNPRGRGSLGPVGLVLAGGFSVQFGAALAVSLMPRAGALGVVTLRLVVAAVVLLLICRPRLRGHSRADWGTVVAFGIAMAGMNGLFYQAVDRIPLGPAVTLEVLGPLALSVVASRRAVNLVWAALALAGVFLLGGGGFDSLDPAGAAFALGAGAMWAAYIVFSSRTGRRFPQADGLALAMAVGAVLFLPLGIAESGGKLLDPVTLALGAGVALLSSVLPYTLELLALRRLPAPTFAILMSLEPAIAAAAGFLILDQALSATQAAAIALVIAASMGAVRTQMGRRRAKALPDVP
- a CDS encoding dihydrofolate reductase family protein; this encodes MTVTADMAITLDGYIAGPNVTVDNPGGDGAEPIFDWIHTLASWRERQGMTGGADNRDSELIREWFDATGAVVMGRMMYDTGEEFWGDNPPFRTPVFVLTNRPRPTLVKEGGTTFTFVTDGIHNALDRAKAAAGDRNVDIAGGASTVRQYLGAGLIDELQLHVVPVLLGDGLRLFEGPGAVRRDLEPVRVVGTPLATHLKYRFPK
- a CDS encoding serine/threonine-protein kinase, yielding MNHTAEVFQPLQDDDPRTVAGYRLAARLGAGGMGRVYLSHTQGGRPVAIKVVRSELADDPVFRRRFSREIKAAREVKGAYTAELIDADPSGVPPWLATLYVPGPSLSDAVARSGPLPVPAVLWLMAGVAEALQAIHGAGIVHRDLKPSNVLLAADGPRVIDFGISIAADSTAHTATGTAIGTPQYMAPEQASAGDVTAATDVFALGQTAAFAALGRPLYGDGPAVSVLYRIVHSEPDLSGLPEQLRGLLTRCLAAEPGERVTPAEVVEWCRRELGRDAETGAGPDVWREFAGSEATVPPPAPPAPESSPASTAVHTRPWTAPQSAAAPQSAAAPQWPATGQEPGTGQWSATAQGPGAPYGPGATPYGPGAAPWPAAPYGTTAPQRPAGPDERKRRRRRAALLAAAALAAGGLVLTAAWTLRDAMDRDRDRDTAASASESGSPGPTARSSASGDAASGGPAPGTVATEGAASGAGGPAAPDAAADGAAAGSTTPVAHAYGPQYLNAENSLSVSDGRTRDDRKGDIRFTCAQTCALESDTSVFSMMFGEPGATYEDCRQRMADVEADADIDGHRLPLAAASAGTEICAKHRNGDIMLLVVQVKSTAVPEVGFVTADMTAWRAD